In Acidimicrobiia bacterium, one genomic interval encodes:
- a CDS encoding SDR family oxidoreductase, producing MSADQAVNDDASADPEVARWRERINEGRFLGQTVIVTGAGSGIGWAVASRVVREGGRVVAVDVSQPRLDELVGSHTGAEIVPVVADITDDAGVAAIVEAAGGRIDALANIAGVMDDMTPIGEVSDAVWDRVMNINVNGTMKLTRAVVPVMLDGGGGAIVNTASEAALRGSAAGVAYTASKHAVVGITKSTAFMYANRGIRVNAVAPGPVQTNIQASFASELGTERIGLGMAVLPQMAQPAELAAAITFLLSEDSVNITGVVLPSDGGWSAT from the coding sequence ATGAGCGCAGACCAGGCGGTAAACGACGACGCGTCGGCTGACCCCGAGGTGGCTCGATGGCGAGAACGAATTAATGAGGGTCGCTTTTTGGGTCAAACCGTGATTGTCACGGGCGCTGGCTCTGGTATTGGTTGGGCGGTGGCTTCACGGGTGGTTCGTGAAGGTGGGCGAGTAGTGGCGGTGGATGTTAGCCAACCTCGTTTGGATGAGCTGGTGGGCAGTCATACTGGTGCCGAAATTGTGCCGGTGGTGGCTGACATTACCGATGATGCGGGGGTGGCAGCCATTGTTGAAGCCGCCGGTGGTCGTATTGACGCGCTAGCCAACATTGCCGGGGTTATGGATGACATGACTCCCATCGGTGAAGTTAGTGATGCCGTGTGGGACCGCGTGATGAACATCAACGTGAATGGCACTATGAAACTTACCCGGGCGGTGGTTCCGGTCATGCTGGACGGCGGTGGTGGTGCGATTGTTAACACCGCTTCCGAGGCTGCGCTCCGAGGTTCGGCGGCCGGGGTGGCCTACACCGCTTCCAAACATGCGGTGGTTGGTATCACTAAATCTACGGCGTTCATGTACGCCAACCGAGGTATTCGGGTTAATGCCGTGGCTCCCGGGCCGGTGCAAACCAATATCCAGGCGTCGTTTGCTTCCGAGCTTGGCACCGAACGCATCGGCCTTGGGATGGCGGTGTTGCCTCAAATGGCCCAACCGGCTGAGCTTGCTGCGGCCATCACGTTTTTGTTGAGCGAGGACAGCGTGAATATCACTGGTGTGGTGCTACCCAGCGACGGTGGTTGGTCGGCAACTTAG